In Myxococcales bacterium, the DNA window CGTCGTCGGCGCCCGTGCGCTTGGACCAAGCCGAGCGCCGGAGGTACACGCAGCACGAGAGCCCAGGCGTGTCGGCGCTCACCGCGAACGCGTCGACCTCGAGGCCCTCCGAAGCGCCGCGCTGGGGCGGGACGACGCACGTCGCAGTGGCGCGGTGCGCGGTCTCCTGCGTGTGCGCGGCGCGAATGCCAGGTCCCTCGCCGGGCTGTCTCGACGAGGCCTTGGCGCTCGAGCCCGGCGGCACGGCGCGGTCAGGCACGCCTGGCCCCGCGCAGGCCGCGACGATCGTGAGGGCCACGGCAAACAGACCACTCCTCTTCGAAAATTCCCAGGGATTCAACGGGGGAGCGCTCCTTGGCGCTCGGTTCGACCGCTCACCTGGGGCGCACCTTGGGTGGTCGTCCGCGCCCCGAGGTCGCTACGCGGTCCCTTCTTTCGAGGCCTCCGCATCGGACCGAAGCGTAGCATGGGCAAGCGACGCGGCCCGTGGCCCGCACCGACCGTTCGTTCAGAGCTTGGGGGCGAAGTCGACGATGCGGCCACGCGCGTCGAGCGCGATCTCGCAGCATGCCTCGAAGAGCTCGCGCAGCATGCGGCGGCCTCGGAGCGCGCGCGACTTCATGGCGGCCTCGCTGACCCCCTCGCGCGCCGCGGCTTCGCGCATCGTGAGCCCCTCGAGCTCGGTCGCTACGAGCGCCTCGCGGTAGGGTGACGGGAGCATCGAAACGAACGCCGCGACGAACTGGGAGAACGTCGCCTGGGCGTCTCGGTCCGCGGCCGTGTCGTCGGGACGAGGCTCGAGGCCGAGCTGCTCGTGACGGCGCTCGCGGCGGCCGCGACGCCGGTGGTGGTCGACGATGACGTTGCTCGTGACACGGTGGAGCCAGCGCCCGAAGGGCTCGTCCTCGGAGGGGGCCTCGGCGCGCGTGTGCACCTTGACGAGCACCTCTTGGAGCACGTCGTCGACATCCCCCGGGGGGACACGGCTCGCGACGAACGGCCGCATTTTCTCGGCGATCGCGCGGAGATCGCAGGCCTCACCCGGCATGGAGACCTCGCACACGCCCGAGGAGCGCGCGACCGAACGGCAGCGCGAGCGCGACGTGCACGGCGGCGATGGCGACCGCACCTGGCGCGAGCAACCCGGCGAGCGCGTCGAGCGGCGCCGTGTCGTCGTGGGCTCGGTCGATGGCGAACGTGAAGGCGAGCGCGGCCGAGCGGAGCGCTACGAGCCACCCGTGCACGAGGTACTCCGAAGAAGGGAGCCCGCCGGTGTGGGCGCGCGAACGACGCTCGACCGCCATGTCCCAGACCTCGAATGCCTGGTCGAGCACCACGAGCGCGAGCGCGACCGAGCGCGGGCCATGCCATCCGAAGACGAACCACAGCAGGAAGGGGAAGAGCACCGCACGCGCCGTGTGCAGGCGATGCTCGACGAACGCCGCTTCGCGGAGCGGGAGGCGCTCGCGGACCAAGTGGACCACGACCCCATCGTAGAACGACAGCGTCGCGAACGCGCCGAGGGAGAAGGCTGCCGCGAGCGGGAGGGAGAGCGAGCTCATCGCCCGAGCTCCTGCGCCGAGAAGCGCGGCGTCGTGTCGTCGAGGTAGGGCCGCAAGAGGTGGCGCTTCGTGCCCGACGTCTCGTGGGCGGCGAGCCGCTGGAGGTCGCGCCGTACGGGTGGCTCGAGCTCGACGACGTAGCGCTCGGGCGTGAGGTCCGCGCCGCCGAAGTCACCGGGCAGCGCGAGGTGGGGAGGGGGAAGGCTCGTGGGCGTCATGGTCTCGTGGATCACGACGCCACCCGATGCCGGCGGATGCAAAGAATCTTCACCCGAGCCAAAAAGCTCATTGTTTGCGTATGTTTATGGTGCGCCTGGGCC includes these proteins:
- a CDS encoding sigma-70 family RNA polymerase sigma factor — translated: MPGEACDLRAIAEKMRPFVASRVPPGDVDDVLQEVLVKVHTRAEAPSEDEPFGRWLHRVTSNVIVDHHRRRGRRERRHEQLGLEPRPDDTAADRDAQATFSQFVAAFVSMLPSPYREALVATELEGLTMREAAAREGVSEAAMKSRALRGRRMLRELFEACCEIALDARGRIVDFAPKL